A region of the Sulfurovum xiamenensis genome:
AAAAGCGGTAAAAAGATTTGCACAAAATAACCCACACAGACTTAAGGCATATGCAGAAAATTCAAAAGCATATGTTGCGCATATGGGTGGAAAAGGTGACTTCTACGGACATGAAAAATCTGTAACATCAGCTAAAGACCAAAAAGTAACAATTGCACTTAACGGTAAAGAGTTAACTACAATTGATGCACTTGCTGGTGAAGTACTTGATGGTACATTCATGTCAGTTGCTGCACTTAGAGAGTTCTATAAAAAAACGATCCAAGATGCTAAAGAAGAAGGACTTATCTGGTCACTTCACTTGAAAGCAACGATGATGAAGATCTCTGACCCGATTATGTTCGGTCACGCATTTGAGATATTCTTCGAAGATGTATTCGCTAAACATGCAGATACATTTGCCGAGCTTGGAGTGAACCCTAACCTTGGTATGTCAGACCTTGAGAAAAAGATCGCTGGTCATGCAAAAGAAGCTGAGATCAAAGCTGATTTCCTAGCAGCTGTTGAATCAGATGCTCCAAAGATCGCAATGGTTGATTCTGATAAAGGTGAAACTAACTTCAACGCATCGAATGATGTTATTATCGATGCTTCTATGCCAGTTGTGGTAAGAGAAGGTGGTAAGCAGTGGGAT
Encoded here:
- a CDS encoding NADP-dependent isocitrate dehydrogenase, yielding KAVKRFAQNNPHRLKAYAENSKAYVAHMGGKGDFYGHEKSVTSAKDQKVTIALNGKELTTIDALAGEVLDGTFMSVAALREFYKKTIQDAKEEGLIWSLHLKATMMKISDPIMFGHAFEIFFEDVFAKHADTFAELGVNPNLGMSDLEKKIAGHAKEAEIKADFLAAVESDAPKIAMVDSDKGETNFNASNDVIIDASMPVVVREGGKQWD